The genomic window atgAGATCAAGCTTAGTAACAAgaatattgaagactaaacttggatgaatgaatatcaaatttgaagattgtgaaaaccaaacttggatgaatggagatcaagtttagaaagaagattttgaagatctttgaagaccatctttggtgagatggagatGCGCCTTGATGGGTGCGACCCTCCGGAGAGGGACCTGCTGAAAAGATGTGAGCTAGGAGACAAGCTAGTTGCTGGTAGTGAGAGCTCAAGAGAAGTTGACTGCATTGACTTAAATTGCCACAGTTGGGAGGACTGGGGCCGTCGCAAGGTTACTTTGCAACGAAAGCTAGAACTCAAGGTGGGCGCGTTACAAGCTTTGTTACAATTGGAGTTGCAAtgtctaactttggaaggtgtttAAGTTAGGAAGCCgtagagattctaaaagagaagACGCTATATCTAGGACGTggagacgtctatataagagactcCTGATTTGAGATTTAGGGTGTGCCACGAGTGAGAAACCCAATGTGCTGGTTGAGGAGAATCGGCATCGGGTAATCTAGAGAGGGTATTTTTTATCATTGTGTGAGTGAGAGTGAGTGTTttactcttctttctttctctctctcttttagtggattgttctcTCTGGTCTTGACCCCCAGACGTAGGCAGGTTGTGCCAAACTGGGTAACCAATTCATGCatctcctttctcttgcatgttTGATTTTAAATTGATTGTGTGTGATTACATTATATGAGACGTTAAGCGATAAATTACCACACTACTATACCCTCCAAACCTAACAAAACCTATAAAAAAAGGTAATGAGAGCATAGTCACCTAATATCAAATGCGTTGTCCAGCTTGCTGTTTTCAATTTCTTTAGTAGTAGagtgatttgtttatttatttattttaaattcctGTTGTGACAATATTGGTCATGTTGAGGTTTTATTAGGGTAAAATATGCattaattctcttgagcatgaTACCTAGTTTTAGTTTCAAAGATTCAAAATATGCAAATTGAATTActaaagaaatttaaattacCATTTGTTGAGTTTTGTATAGGGTAATATGGATAGAGTGCAACACCACATTTGCCGCTTATTGACTTAATGTTTCGTTCCAATCTCATATAACCCGCCTCTCCCCAAAAGTCTCCCCAGGAATTTTTAATGATCCAATAGTCTACACTACCAGCTGTATCATAGCCTACTATAGTAACAGCATGATCTACTTTTGTCCCACAATATGACGTGAATATTCCctgaaataaaccaaaaaaaaaaatcacaaataaaaaacactaaAGTACAGAAGTGATTGGTTAAAATGGAACATATTTGAAATTGTACGAAGGCAAAGTATTAAGCTATAATACCCAACTAATAAATAGAACAAGCTAGCGTCAAAATATACGATTTACACTCTACTAAGAAGGGGTCTGTGACAAACACAACTCTAGCTTCCTAGATCTAGTGCGAGGAACCATGCTTTCATACATGCTTTCATATGTCGTTACGGTATTAATATAGAtcaaatcaatgaatatgaaaatgatcaaagactatctatatatatccaTACAGTTAggatcatcaaataaaaattatttggtaaatcataatttatgtCGACGGTACCCATcaagtaaatattaatttatcaagataaaaaaagacTTTTTATGATAAAACTAATACATTATAATTTGTCATTAATAGAGTCTTCTAGAGATTAAgattaaaatatatgcaaaaataaagtgtagtttaaaaaatattaaactaagaTAACTATTGAGgtaatatatatgaaatcaaattaagtCAGCTAAATAAAAGCACTATAATAATTTAGTCTGACATATCATAAGTCGACCTTCTTATATAGTTGGAAATTCCGCTCATAGGCTTCAACAATAACGGCAGCAGGCTGCTTAGCAACGACTGCCTTCATAGCAAATTCGTTTTCTTGAGTGGCCAATTTATAATCGTCTATTGACACAGTCTTTTTACTttcctataaaataaaaaattaattaattaattaattaatcatgagAAATTcctaaagaaagagagaaatgaaGTGATGATAGATGTAAGTATGCCTTCGTCGTGTCACACTCGGCTGCTTTATCGATGTAAGGATAGTCCTCGTCGGTGTCAACCCCACCATTATTTATAATGTATTCATATGCTTTATGAATATAATGTCCTTCATCACAACTCTTCTTAGCACAGTCCACTAGTTGCTGTTCTGACAGAGTTATTAAATTTCCAGTGTTGATTTGGTTTATCGCTTCCACAGTCGCAAGCGTAGCAAAAGCCCAACAACTATCTACAGAAAAATCATCACTCggggcaaaaaaaaaacatgtatatgAAACTAcgctaaaaaataaataaaatatacttACAACAACCGCCTTGATTTTTGACAGGGGTAACAGCTCCCAAGTCCCTCCAATCGATGGAATCTGGCGTGGTTGTCACGTTGATGTAGTGATTATCACTCTCATCTATCTTGATCAATTCATCGTTTGCCATATATAAACTAGGGGATGGTGGTAAAGTACCCAAATAAGTGGCTCTATACTCTTCTACGGTGATGTCCGCGAATATGTTAAGACCAAGGGTAAAAGTATGATTGCCGGCATTATGCTCATCGATGTACCAAAGGTTATCTTTTGAAGATCTCAtatctcttctctttctctgaTGCATCCTTATATGATTTGTTAAGTTTAACTAGCCAACCCTCAAAGAGTAGACTGATTTCATAATCTGACCTAATGGGTATGGATGAAGAGGAGGTGAAAGGAAAAATGCAGAGGAAGGAAATGCAAGATAACACAAGAAAGGGAAGCCATTGGAGTAGTGGGATTTAGGTGTGAAGACTTTGGACCAGGGTGTGAGTGAATTTATAGGTGGTGGGTTCTGCATAGTATGCCCTTTCCTGTGGGTATCCTATATCTCAGGTGAAATGGAGGTTTCTTAGTAGTAGGAAGGATGCTGtcctatgaattttttttttttttcactaacataaaagttaaaattaattaattatt from Dioscorea cayenensis subsp. rotundata cultivar TDr96_F1 chromosome 9, TDr96_F1_v2_PseudoChromosome.rev07_lg8_w22 25.fasta, whole genome shotgun sequence includes these protein-coding regions:
- the LOC120269332 gene encoding zingipain-1-like; protein product: MHQRKRRDMRSSKDNLWYIDEHNAGNHTFTLGLNIFADITVEEYRATYLGTLPPSPSLYMANDELIKIDESDNHYINVTTTPDSIDWRDLGAVTPVKNQGGCYSCWAFATLATVEAINQINTGNLITLSEQQLVDCAKKSCDEGHYIHKAYEYIINNGGVDTDEDYPYIDKAAECDTTKESKKTVSIDDYKLATQENEFAMKAVVAKQPAAVIVEAYERNFQLYKKGIFTSYCGTKVDHAVTIVGYDTAGSVDYWIIKNSWGDFWGEAGYMRLERNIKSISGKCGVALYPYYPIQNSTNGNPRAAKFN